Within Massilia litorea, the genomic segment CCGGCGCCGCTGGCGGCGACGACGTTTTCCAGGCCGATGCCCGCCACGCCGCCGGACTCGATGACGATGCTGTTGACGCTGCTGTCGCCGTCACGCGCCGACAGCAGCGCCGTGGTGCCCACGCCCTGCTCGGCCTGCAGGCTGGTCGGACACGTGGCGACGATTTCCTGGACGACCGGGCCGCTCGGCTTGCAGGCGTTCAGCGGCGTGTCCGAGCGGCGCGGCAGGAACACCGCGGCGGCCGTGAAGTCCGCCGCGTTGTTGTCGGTATCGGTGCAGCCGGCCGCCAGGCGCTGGACCGAGGTCGTCGTCGAGGGTGCAGGGGCCGGGGCGGTTTCGCTGCGGTTGGCGGCGCCATAGCCGACCAGGTCGATGATCGTGTTTTCGGTCGCGTCGGTCAGCTTGCTCGTGGTGTTGGCCAGGGCGACCCTGCCGGCCGTCGCCGCCAGCGACATCGCCCAGTTGTGGTCGATGGCGCCGATGTCGGCGCCCGCGGACTGGACATTGCCGGCCACCAGGAAATACTGGCCCGGTTTCAGGGTCACGGTCTCCGGCAAGACGCCGAACGAGGACCAGGTCGTGCCCGTTGCCGACGCATACTGCAGGCTCTTGCCCTTCAGGCTGATGTCCTCGCTGCCGCGGTTGAACAGTTCGATGAAGTCGCGGTTGTAGGTTGCGCCTGCGCTGGCGCCGCCCCCATAGACATGACTGATGACGAGATCGGCTGGCGCGGCGAGCGCGCTTCCCGACAGTCCGGCCAATAAGGCGGCCAGGACCGTGAGGCGGCCTGCCGGTGTGTTCATTGCAACGTGCATGTTCATGGGCTTCCTAGAGAGATGGGAGGGCATATTGTGTTGTCGATGCGGATAGGCATTTTATTATTAGAAATAATTTTATTGTGGAAATTTGACACGCTGATGACGCGCCGTGTTGCGCGACGGGCAACAGATGAGGTAAGGCGACAACATATTGATTCCACTCGGCAATATCAATCCAGGGCGTTCTCATTGTGACGTGGCAAACGGTTCACCAGCTTGTTCAAATCTGACCAAACCGCGCGAGACGACAGGCAAAAAAAAACGAGCGTCGCCGCTCGTTTTTCCTTGTTGCCAACGCGTCTCAGGAACGCTTGTAGATGTCCTCGAAGCGCACGATGTCGTCCTCGCCGAGATAGCTGCCCGACTGCACTTCAATGATGTGCAGCGGCAGTTTGCCCGGGTTCTCGAGGCGGTGGTTCATGCCGATCGGGATATAGGTCGATTCGTTTTCCGATAGCAGGCTGACCTTCTCGCCGCAGGTGACGCGTGCCGTGCCCGACACCACGACCCAGTGCTCGGCGCGGTGGTGGTGCATCTGCAGCGATAGCTTTTCGCCCGGCTTGACGGTGATGCGCTTGACCTGGAAGCGGTCGCCGGCATCGATGCCCTCGTAGTGGCCCCAGGGACGATAGACCTTGGTGTGGTGCAGGTGCTCGGTGCGCTCCTTCGACTTCAGGTGGTCGACCACCTGCTTGACGCGCTGCACCGCGCTCTTGTGCGCCACCAGCACGGCGTCGTTGGTCTCGACGACAACGATGTCGTCCAGGCCGACCACGGCCACGATGCGGCTCTCGGCGCGCACCAGCGAATTCTTCACGCCGTCCAGGTAGACGTCGCCGCGCTGGGCATTGCCGTTCTCGTCCTTCGGCTGCACTTCCCACAAGGCCGACCAAGAACCGACATCGCTCCAGCCGATATCGGCCGGCACGACCACGGCGTTGGCCGTGTGTTCCATGACGGCATAGTCGATCGAGTCCGACGGGCAGCTGGCAAAGGCTTCCTCGTCGAGGCGGCAGAAATCGAGGTCGCGGTAGCCGGTGGTCATGGCCTTCTCGGCCGCAGCGGCGATTTCCGGCGCAAACCTGCCCAGTTCGGCCAGGTATTGCTCAGCCGCGAACATGAACATGCCGCTGTTCCAGTAATAGCCGCCATCGGCGACGAAGGCCTGGGCGGTCGCCAGGTCCGGCTTCTCGACGAAGCGCTCGACCTGGTAGCAGCCTTCGCAGGCAGCCAGGGCGGCGCCGCGGCGGATGTAGCCGTAGCCGGTTTCCGGCGACTGCGGCACGATGCCAAAGGTGGCCAGACCGCCGTCTTTCACCAGGCTCGCGGCGCGGATCACGGCATCCTTGAATGCTTCCGTGTTTTCGATCACGTGGTCGGCCGGCAGCACCAGCATGACCGCCTCCGGATCGATCGACTTCAGGAAGTGCGCGGCCGCGGCCACCGCCGGAGCGGTATTCCGGCCGGCCGGCTCGAGCAGGATCCCCAGCGGCGTGATGCCGGCCTCGCGCAGCTGCTCGGCCACCATGAAGCGGTGGTCGTTGCCGCACACGACCAGCGG encodes:
- a CDS encoding mannose-1-phosphate guanylyltransferase/mannose-6-phosphate isomerase; translated protein: MKIYPVILSGGAGTRLWPLSRAVLPKQLLPIVADKTMLQDTALRVAGLPGLQAPLVVCGNDHRFMVAEQLREAGITPLGILLEPAGRNTAPAVAAAAHFLKSIDPEAVMLVLPADHVIENTEAFKDAVIRAASLVKDGGLATFGIVPQSPETGYGYIRRGAALAACEGCYQVERFVEKPDLATAQAFVADGGYYWNSGMFMFAAEQYLAELGRFAPEIAAAAEKAMTTGYRDLDFCRLDEEAFASCPSDSIDYAVMEHTANAVVVPADIGWSDVGSWSALWEVQPKDENGNAQRGDVYLDGVKNSLVRAESRIVAVVGLDDIVVVETNDAVLVAHKSAVQRVKQVVDHLKSKERTEHLHHTKVYRPWGHYEGIDAGDRFQVKRITVKPGEKLSLQMHHHRAEHWVVVSGTARVTCGEKVSLLSENESTYIPIGMNHRLENPGKLPLHIIEVQSGSYLGEDDIVRFEDIYKRS